In Ahaetulla prasina isolate Xishuangbanna chromosome 5, ASM2864084v1, whole genome shotgun sequence, the following are encoded in one genomic region:
- the LOC131199950 gene encoding uncharacterized protein K02A2.6-like produces MEVDTGSSITIMSWDTIVRDLPAIAKHQLQTQKLRVQDYQGNRIPVRGATSVQVKYGQFTKTLPITIVNGTLPSLLGLDWFRALGMGVTGVHRSDVILRDELLKEFEDVFKDCLGKYVGTPISFNLDPQVAPIRLKARRVPFALKPKIDRELDKLVSQGILVPVNHAKWETPIVTPVKPDGSVRICADYKATLNKALQKSAYPVPVVQHLLHSLGQGQVFAKLDLAQAYQQLPVDSSTAEAQTIVTHCGAFKCMRLQFGVSVAPGLFQNLMERLLQGLPGVVPYFDDVLVSAENLEELGVKLRKVLGIFRSAGLKVKLNKCHIGVKSVEFLGYRIDREGIHPTESKVRAIRKAPAPKNKTELQAFLGLVNFYAVFLKNKATVAEPLHKLLAKKAVWSWGREEARAFEGVKNLLSSDSLLIQYNGKLPLVLVCDASPYGVGAVLSHRLPNGTEAPIAYYSRTMSSVERNYSQLDREALAIVSGVKKFHEYLFGRDFEIVTDHRPLLSLDSGPVTSKQVAKASYRDITIRTVIGWVQRGWPAAPGERFKDFAKKQSELSVQGGCLLWGDRVVIPEKLCENVLELLHVGHPGIVRMKSLARSFVWWPLMDKDISDRVGKCQSCQESRSLPPTAPVREWEKPQGPWSRIHIDFAGPFHGQTFLIAVDAYSKWLEIILMKSTTVEAVITVLRHLFVTHGLPDTLVSDNGPQFTANQFEGYLAGEGIRHVLSAPFHPATNGLAERFVRSTKEALSRISPGDWQTKIDTFLAVQHRTPCVTTGRSPAELLMGRKLRCPLDRLNPTYTPDGYKGIQGKTREMTVGDPVWAHNYSEGPTWLKGEILGINGPKSYVVDMEDGRVWKRHIDQLRKRIPNKLETKQPGPDYQLFESAADSNPRRAEDLSDSDEVQRRQPVPPEGNR; encoded by the exons atggaagtagacactgggtcgtcaatcacaattatgtcctgggacaccatcgtgagagacttgccagcgatcgctaaacatcagctacaaacccagaagctgagagtgcaggactaccaggggaatcggatccctgttcgaggagccacatccgtccaagtcaaatatggacaattcacaaagaccctgccgatcaccatagtaaacggaactctaccgagtttgctagggttggactggttccgagctttgggcatgggagtgaccggggtccacaggagcgacgtcatcctcagagacgaactactgaaggagttcgaggacgtattcaaggattgcctgggcaagtacgtggggacccctatttctttcaaccttgacccccaagtcgcccccatccggttaaaggctaggagggttccattcgccctaaagcctaaaattgaccgagaattggacaagctagtaagccagggaatattagtccccgtcaaccatgcaaaatgggagacacccatagtaaccccagtcaaaccggacggttcggtccgaatttgcgctgattacaaagcaacgcttaacaaagcattgcagaaaagtgcataccccgttccagtggtgcaacatttgctacactcattagggcaagggcaggtcttcgccaaactcgatttggcccaagcctaccagcagctacctgtagatagcagcacagctgaggcgcagacaattgtcacgcactgtggggctttcaaatgtatgcgactccagtttggagttagcgtggccccagggctcttccagaacttaatggagcgattattacagggcctgccaggagtggtaccatacttcgacgatgtattggtatcagctgaaaacttagaggaactcggggtaaaactaaggaaggtgttgggcatttttaggtctgcggggcttaaagttaagctcaacaaatgccacattggggtgaaatctgtagaattcctaggataccgaatagacagggaagggatccaccccacggagagcaaggtacgggccattagaaaggccccagcccccaaaaataaaacagaattacaggcattcttggggcttgttaatttttatgcggtattcttgaagaataaagcaacagtagccgagccgctacataagttgctagcaaagaaagctgtgtggtcctggggcagagaagaggctagggcatttgagggggtaaaaaaccttttgtccagcgatagcctcctcatccagtacaatggcaagttgccactagtgctagtttgcgacgcttcaccatatggggtgggggcggtgctcagccataggttaccgaatggaacagaagcccctatagcatattattcccggactatgtcctctgtggaaaggaactacagccagttagatagggaagcgttggccatagtctccggggttaagaaatttcacgaatacttgttcgggcgagatttcgagatagtcacggaccacagaccccttcta tctttggactctggcccagtcacatccaagcaggtggctaaggcatcgtatagagacattacaattcggactgtaatcggttgggtgcaaaggggttggcccgctgcgccgggcgagcgtttcaaagactttgcgaaaaaacaatcagaactgtctgttcaaggggggtgtctgttatggggggatagggtagttatcccagaaaaattatgcgaaaatgtgttggaactgttgcatgtgggccacccagggattgtgcggatgaagagtttagcgaggagttttgtatggtggcccttaatggataaggacatcagcgacagggtagggaaatgccaatcctgccaagagtcgaggtcgctaccccctacagccccagttagagagtgggagaaaccccaggggccttggtccaggattcacatagattttgcggggccgttccatgggcagacctttttaattgcggtagatgcctactcaaaatggttagaaataatcctcatgaaaagcacaacggtcgaagcagtaatcacagtcctaaggcatctattcgtaacacacggcctgcccgacaccctagtctctgacaacggcccgcaattcacggcaaaccagtttgaggggtatttagcgggagagggtatcagacatgtcctctcggcgcctttccacccggcgacgaatggacttgcagaacgtttcgttcggagcaccaaggaagcgctatctaggataagtccaggcgactggcaaacgaaaatagacactttcctggccgtccaacataggaccccttgtgtaacaactggccgcagcccagcggaactcttaatgggcaggaaactcaggtgcccgctagaccgactaaacccaacttataccccagacgggtacaagggtattcaaggaaaaaccagggaaatgacagtgggtgacccagtatgggcacacaactatagcgagggcccaacatggttaaagggggaaattctgggcataaacggacccaaatcatacgtagtagacatggaggacggccgggtatggaaacgccacatagaccagttaagaaaacgtataccaaacaaactagaaaccaaacaaccaggccctgactaccaattgtttgaatctgcagctgactcaaacccgaggcgagcggaggacttatctgattccgatgaagtccagcgacgccaaccggttcctcctgaaggcaacagg